One Manihot esculenta cultivar AM560-2 chromosome 18, M.esculenta_v8, whole genome shotgun sequence genomic window carries:
- the LOC110606299 gene encoding acidic endochitinase WIN6.2C, with protein MRVFAFIVSSLLFTSLWLPTSAERCGIQVDERCGIQADGVLCCGYRCCSKWGWCGTTKDYCCDGCQSRCDPTKCDHTIRLSGRRAGILRGGGGNMSEISSEKAFDKMLSQKPHGLYT; from the coding sequence ATGAGGGTTTTTGCCTTTATAGTTTCTTCTCTTTTGTTTACTTCCCTTTGGCTCCCTACTTCAGCTGAACGATGTGGAATTCAAGTTGACGAACGATGTGGAATTCAAGCTGACGGTGTTTTGTGTTGCGGATACCGATGTTGTAGTAAATGGGGCTGGTGTGGTACCACAAAAGATTACTGCTGTGATGGCTGCCAAAGCCGATGTGATCCTACTAAATGTGATCATACTATACGTCTCAGTGGACGTAGAGCCGGCATTCTCCGGGGAGGTGGTGGAAATATGAGTGAGATATCTTCAGAAAAAGCATTTGATAAGATGCTTAGTCAAAAGCCACATGGGCTTTATACTTAA